One stretch of Eupeodes corollae chromosome 2, idEupCoro1.1, whole genome shotgun sequence DNA includes these proteins:
- the LOC129945020 gene encoding protein let-653-like: protein MSDLQQGEDLGKRRPVPHARPASTKRPNGSKLKNKTKRPSTTSTTKEPATSTQSIIPAAEPTKPKPTEILLLTTLAPTTTPSTTIATPVIIAENVNKEKPPQKKRKKPTRKPSSPDSEIEALTEKYLSNFHRRKHSTAHPYIHDNNNNQQHTTHDKVPTSTQIPTVITSTELPTTSTTPVPSTSTTTTTTTYSSSSSYQ from the coding sequence ATGAGTGATTTGCAGCAAGGTGAAGATTTGGGGAAAAGACGCCCAGTTCCTCACGCTAGACCAGCATCGACTAAAAGGCCCAATGGAAGCAAAttgaagaacaaaacaaaacgacCTTCTACAACAAGTACTACCAAGGAACCAGCTACATCAACTCAATCAATTATACCAGCCGCAGAAcctacaaaaccaaaaccaacagAAATCCTTCTTCTAACTACATTGGCACCCACAACAACTCCATCAACAACAATCGCAACGCCTGTGATAATTGCAGAAAATGTTAATAAGGAAAAACCTCCACAGAAAAAGCGCAAGAAGCCTACACGTAAGCCCAGCTCTCCTGATTCGGAAATTGAAGCTTTAACGGAAAAATACCTTAGCAACTTCCACAGACGAAAGCATTCCACAGCACACCCTTATATTCATGACAACAACAATAACCAACAACACACAACTCACGATAAGGTTCCTACATCAACTCAAATTCCAACAGTTATAACCTCAACTGAACTTCCAACTACTTCAACAACTCCTGTTCCTAGTACcagtacaacaacaacaactacaacttattcatcatcatcttcatacCAGTAA